TACACAAGGAATGTCATGGGAAAACTCTATTGCGAAAAGCTTACCTGTACACACTAGATTGCCAAAAAATTTTAAAACATTTGATTTTTATATTGCTAAAGATAAAGTAGCAATAAGTGCAAAAAGCCTAGATACTCAAACGATGAGTAAACTTAATCGACCAAAACAAATTTATAATACAATTAAAGGTAATATAGATGATGCTGCAAAATTTGAAGGTTATAGATTGTCAGGAGTTAATTTACATTCAGAAATGATAGCAAAACGAGAAATTTGGCTTGCTGTACCACAATCGACAACAAAGGCCCAATGGATTGAAATTAATCGTGCGGTAGCTTATGGAGAAAGTATGAATATTGAAGTAAAAATAACGCAGGTAAAATGATGACGTTTATTAACGATAATGAGTATTGTGCTTTGATAGTAATGACAGATAAATTTTTTTGCTTAAATACGGAATCTGGCTATGGGCTAATGACACTCGATCCTAATTTTTCATCAATTATACTTTCTTTAACATGTTCAAATAAGGAGCTTGGCGAAAGTTTAATTAAAGTTTTAGAGAATAGTCGAACTCAGCTCAAAGATGAGGAATATGACAAACTCTTTAAAAAGGAAAATATAAAAAAAAACTGGGATTCATGGCTAGAATTATTACAGTATAAATATAACTATCGCTCAAAACGTCAACTTTTAGCTAATATGCTAAATTGTTCTGTTTATCTTTCTAATAACAAAATATTAATTTCACCTTCTCACCATTCAAGTCTTGAAGGATGGGAAGGAATAGGGGCATCCCATAAGGTTATTTTATCGCTAGATAGCTCATCTGATAAGATAGGTTTGGGTATTCGGCTTGCATTTAGTCGGTGTACTACGAAGAGATTTTAACTTAATGAAAGTGAGTATTTTTGTATAATTGAAATATAATATATATGTGAATTATTAGGTAATAAATAATTAAATGTTTTTAATTTGATTTTTAATTTAATTGATAGGAATTTTTCTTTTTTGAGTTTTTAATGAATCATATGAGTACCGCCCAGTAGGGTATGAAGGAGAAAATAAAATTGGTGATTATTTTCGTTTTATTGTCCCTAGTATTTATGCCTCGATTGAAGATATTCCTGAAGATTTAAGAAAATATGTTGTAGTCTCTGATAATATTGATTTTACTAAAGATAGATTACTCGATAATAATAAGATTAATGATTATTTTACTCGTATGTACTCAAAATAATTTTAGTTACTAAATTTTAATGAGAAAATTATTTAATCCAAAAACTGTTGCTTAATATGACAATTAGGTGATGGTTTTTTATTTAACGATAATTATCTAAGTTGTTTATAAAAAGGGAAGTAAAGATGATTATAAACTACTGAATGACAGGAATTAATCAATGGAAAATAATTAGCTATTCAATTAAAAATGCATCTTCAAAGAATATTAGGTTTAATATTACTGTAATTGAGGAGTAGTTAATGATTATATTGAAGGGCTATAATTTATATGCGGATATTTACTTTAATTATGATTACTATATTATAGTAACTATCTCGGGATGCTATATCCACTTTATGGATTTAAAAAATGGATATAACGTTTTATCTAAGAATATCACTGATGATAAGTTAGGTCATTATTCAAAAATTTCTTTAATTAATAGTAGAAAAATAGAAAGTAACTCACAAGAATTTAATGAGATATATAATAATAAAAAATCTTATTCAGAGTGGGTGAAAAAATAATTAAAGAATATAGTTATAAAAATAAAACAGCTCTATTTGAAAATATGAACTTATGTGGTTTAAGCTTTATAGGTAATGAAATTATTATTAAGCCTCTAAACCATTTACGTATGGATCATTGGGTAGGTGAGGGAATACCCGATAGTGCAATTATTACATTAAAAACTAATTGTAGTGATGAGGTTTTAGGTGCCTCAATAAAAGAAGCTTTTACGCGTTGTATTAGTCGTAGAGTTTAAATGGATACTAAATAAAACCACCTTATGCTAATTATGTGTAAGGTGATTTTTTATTATATGAATTTATCTATGAGTAATAATCAATTAATAAATCATTTACATTCTGTCTATCCAGAGCTTCCTATCAATATTCATAAAATAAAGGGGTATTCTGATGATGAGATAAAGAAAATTGAACGTTTATATCGTATTAATGTAACAGAGCAATTATATGATGGACAATGGAATAAGTTTCCAAATTGAATTACCAAAACATCTAGCTACAGTAGATAAATTTACTCAGAAAATGGGAATTTCAGGTGGTCATAACGCTAATGTATTCTATAATGTTGTAAAGAATAACAATTTGAAAATTATAAAAAAGATCCCAACAAATGTGTGAGGGATAACGTATATTGAATATAAAATACCTGCGAAAGCTGAACTGCACCCCAAACCGTAGAAATAACTCATTATAAAGGTAATGGCGCTCAACCTTTTAAAAAAACAATTTATGATCCCAATATTTTTTCTGACCAAAAAATACTTGAATTAGGTCAAAAAGCAGCAGCTAATGGATATAAGAATGCGTTAGATAAAGAATTGCAATCCTATAATGCAATATCAGAAGGCATAACTTTCAGAGTATATTTAGATAAAGAAACGAAGATGGTTACTAATTTCCATCCTAAGTAGGAGCGTTATTGATGAAATATTTATTTGAATTACCCTATGAAAAGAGTGAGCCTAATTGGACTATAAAAAGTTATTTTGATCTTATATATAATGATGGTTGTTTTTTAGATGCTGTTTCTAATATTGTTCAAAAAGAATCTTTTGTCCTCGATGGAATATATTGCTTTTTCCCAGATATGAATAGCCCTGATGTATCTGAGCATTTTTTAGGTGTTAAGTTTGGAGTAGGATATCCTCTAACAGATAAAGATATTGTTATTGTAAGCGAAGATACTTGTTATCAATTTATTAGATTATCTTGTGAAAAGTATTTGTTAATGCATCCTGAAGA
This portion of the Proteus vulgaris genome encodes:
- a CDS encoding contact-dependent growth inhibition system immunity protein, with protein sequence MTFINDNEYCALIVMTDKFFCLNTESGYGLMTLDPNFSSIILSLTCSNKELGESLIKVLENSRTQLKDEEYDKLFKKENIKKNWDSWLELLQYKYNYRSKRQLLANMLNCSVYLSNNKILISPSHHSSLEGWEGIGASHKVILSLDSSSDKIGLGIRLAFSRCTTKRF
- the cdiI gene encoding ribonuclease toxin immunity protein CdiI translates to MKYLFELPYEKSEPNWTIKSYFDLIYNDGCFLDAVSNIVQKESFVLDGIYCFFPDMNSPDVSEHFLGVKFGVGYPLTDKDIVIVSEDTCYQFIRLSCEKYLLMHPEDKIKIKILLSKNRLNHLSL